One segment of Candidatus Nitrospira nitrosa DNA contains the following:
- a CDS encoding BamA/TamA family outer membrane protein, producing the protein MRSLAVGLALILFVALCLAAPGELQAEVKLFPIPAVSSSKNDGNDIGMIVPALFTGPDGDLKYLVAPMVVYNSIVGTRGTVNLFRYEPGGKELRGIASWTERIERKFLLSYVDPGFSDGRYSIGFSATHFKNATVRFFGVGPTTRQNDETNYTASETRLNWKFGVYANEVTQVAVSQRLRHMQSIQEGATDLPFSGSNFPNAPGVDGATVLGQRISFHYDTRNNLVTPTDGMAVTAYAELNYNFKNGEHPLYSRYGLDVKKMFASESKRAILVIHGELQATIGTDVPFFEQSSLGGQNSLRGFGVDRYIDKQMIAFSVEERIHILRARLAGVMADFEIAPFIDTGQVFNSFKNVSFKDYRITPGIGFRGIIRPNVVGRIDYGFSKEGGAIFAGLDFPY; encoded by the coding sequence ATGCGTAGCCTTGCGGTCGGCCTTGCTCTTATCTTGTTCGTAGCCCTGTGCCTTGCGGCTCCCGGCGAGCTTCAGGCCGAAGTCAAGCTCTTCCCGATCCCTGCCGTCAGCAGCAGCAAAAACGACGGCAACGATATCGGGATGATCGTGCCGGCTCTCTTTACCGGGCCGGATGGGGATTTGAAGTATCTTGTTGCCCCGATGGTGGTCTACAACTCGATCGTTGGGACGCGCGGCACCGTCAATTTGTTTCGCTATGAGCCGGGAGGAAAGGAGCTGCGGGGAATCGCTTCGTGGACTGAGCGGATCGAGAGGAAGTTTTTGTTAAGCTATGTCGATCCAGGTTTTAGTGACGGCCGATATAGTATTGGCTTCAGTGCGACGCATTTCAAAAACGCCACGGTGCGCTTTTTTGGGGTCGGGCCGACAACGCGGCAAAATGACGAGACGAATTATACGGCATCCGAAACAAGATTGAACTGGAAATTTGGTGTCTATGCCAACGAAGTGACACAGGTCGCCGTGAGCCAACGACTTCGCCATATGCAATCGATCCAGGAAGGGGCGACGGATCTTCCTTTTTCAGGCTCAAATTTCCCAAACGCTCCGGGTGTCGATGGCGCAACCGTCCTTGGTCAACGGATCAGCTTCCATTACGATACTCGGAACAATCTCGTGACACCGACCGATGGGATGGCGGTGACGGCTTATGCCGAGCTGAATTATAACTTCAAAAACGGCGAGCATCCGCTCTATTCGCGGTATGGGCTTGATGTGAAGAAAATGTTTGCCAGTGAATCCAAACGGGCCATTTTGGTCATTCACGGGGAACTACAAGCGACGATCGGGACGGATGTGCCATTTTTCGAGCAAAGCTCGCTCGGTGGACAGAATTCGTTGCGTGGTTTTGGCGTGGATCGATACATCGACAAGCAGATGATCGCGTTCAGTGTCGAAGAGCGAATTCATATCCTGCGAGCGCGTCTTGCCGGGGTTATGGCCGATTTTGAGATTGCCCCGTTTATCGATACGGGGCAGGTGTTCAACTCGTTCAAGAACGTCAGCTTCAAAGACTATCGCATTACACCGGGCATTGGGTTTCGGGGAATTATTCGTCCGAATGTCGTGGGACGAATCGACTATGGCTTTAGCAAGGAAGGGGGAGCCATTTTTGCTGGACTCGATTTCCCATATTAA
- a CDS encoding MlaC/ttg2D family ABC transporter substrate-binding protein has translation MVMGKCWNSGGVFRRSAVGFLLMAAVIVAVPTQSIAGDPTVAMKATIDEVLRIVRDKELKQPGKVDARRHMLETVVAARFDYAEMSRRALGAPWNQLTDQQKQEFVDLFRTLLTNSYADKIETYSGEGVEYLHERTEKEYAEVRTKVLSGKTEIPLDYRLVNKADEWRVYDVVVDNVSLVNNYRGQFTKILRAASYTDLVEQLRKKSDKLKAP, from the coding sequence ATGGTGATGGGGAAGTGTTGGAACAGTGGAGGCGTGTTTCGTCGGTCAGCCGTGGGATTCTTGCTCATGGCGGCGGTGATTGTGGCAGTACCTACCCAAAGTATTGCGGGGGATCCCACGGTCGCGATGAAGGCAACTATTGATGAAGTGCTCCGGATCGTACGGGATAAAGAGCTCAAACAGCCGGGGAAGGTCGACGCGCGTCGACACATGCTCGAAACCGTGGTGGCGGCACGATTTGATTATGCTGAAATGTCTCGGCGGGCACTAGGGGCTCCCTGGAATCAACTGACAGACCAACAGAAGCAGGAGTTCGTCGATCTATTTCGAACGTTGTTGACGAATTCGTATGCGGATAAGATCGAGACCTATTCCGGCGAGGGCGTGGAGTATCTCCATGAGCGTACGGAGAAAGAGTACGCCGAAGTCCGGACAAAGGTGCTATCGGGGAAAACCGAAATTCCTTTGGATTATCGACTCGTCAATAAGGCTGACGAGTGGCGGGTGTACGATGTCGTCGTAGACAACGTCAGCCTGGTGAATAACTACCGTGGGCAGTTTACGAAAATTCTTCGTGCCGCTTCCTACACGGATCTCGTCGAACAGCTTCGCAAGAAATCAGACAAGCTCAAGGCACCATAG
- the mlaD gene encoding outer membrane lipid asymmetry maintenance protein MlaD yields the protein MEKAKLEMVVGIFVLIGIISLGYLSVKLGKLELIGGDLYEVDALFNSATGLKSGAAVEIAGVEVGRVKAISLKEDRALVRLGVHNGTKLYSDTIASIKTRGIIGEKYLSLSPGGGGDPLKPGETIRDTESGLDLEELVSQYVHGKVN from the coding sequence ATGGAGAAGGCCAAGCTGGAGATGGTTGTCGGCATATTCGTATTGATAGGGATCATCTCGTTGGGGTATCTCTCCGTCAAGCTGGGGAAATTGGAACTGATAGGGGGAGATCTCTATGAGGTTGATGCGCTATTCAATTCCGCGACAGGACTGAAATCCGGAGCGGCTGTGGAAATCGCGGGCGTTGAAGTCGGGCGGGTCAAGGCGATCAGCCTCAAGGAGGATCGGGCACTCGTGCGATTGGGGGTGCACAATGGGACGAAGCTGTATTCCGATACCATAGCCTCGATCAAGACGCGAGGGATCATCGGAGAAAAATACCTGTCCCTGTCGCCGGGTGGAGGAGGCGATCCGTTGAAGCCGGGCGAGACCATCCGAGATACGGAGTCCGGCCTCGACTTGGAGGAATTGGTGAGCCAATACGTGCATGGGAAAGTCAATTAG
- a CDS encoding ABC transporter ATP-binding protein — protein MLKLVGVTKTLGGQQVLRGVDLAVPEGKLTTIIGRSGEGKSVLLKHMIGLLQPDSGEVWVDDVEISRLRGHALNEVRKRFAMLFQGAALFDSLTVFENVAFPLREKLRLKGPEVTNRVEEKLDQVGLTGMGHKFPAELSGGMRKRAGLARALVMQPEIMLFDEPTTGLDPLMAKSIHDLITSMQRKFRFTAVMVSHEIPEIFGISDYVAILKQGKIAAMAEPSEFQRTTDPEIKEFISVGGTVLMHAQASEAKGVS, from the coding sequence ATGTTGAAGCTTGTCGGGGTGACGAAGACACTAGGTGGGCAGCAGGTATTGAGGGGCGTCGATCTTGCCGTGCCGGAAGGAAAACTCACGACGATCATCGGGCGCAGTGGAGAGGGCAAGAGTGTGCTGCTGAAACACATGATCGGTTTGCTCCAGCCTGATTCCGGCGAGGTGTGGGTCGATGACGTCGAAATTTCCCGGCTTCGCGGGCATGCGCTGAATGAGGTGCGCAAGCGATTTGCAATGTTGTTCCAGGGCGCGGCGTTGTTCGACTCACTGACGGTCTTCGAAAATGTCGCCTTCCCTCTCCGGGAAAAGCTCCGATTGAAAGGGCCTGAGGTGACCAACCGGGTTGAGGAAAAACTCGATCAAGTCGGCTTGACCGGGATGGGACATAAATTTCCGGCAGAATTGAGCGGAGGCATGCGTAAGCGCGCAGGGTTGGCACGGGCGTTGGTCATGCAGCCCGAGATCATGCTGTTCGATGAGCCGACAACGGGGCTTGATCCGCTCATGGCCAAGTCGATTCATGACTTGATTACGAGCATGCAGCGAAAGTTTCGGTTTACCGCTGTGATGGTGAGCCATGAAATTCCAGAAATCTTTGGGATCTCTGATTACGTGGCGATCTTGAAACAGGGGAAGATCGCGGCGATGGCCGAGCCCTCTGAGTTCCAACGAACCACTGACCCGGAAATCAAGGAATTTATTTCGGTGGGAGGGACGGTGCTGATGCACGCGCAGGCTTCAGAGGCTAAAGGAGTATCATGA
- a CDS encoding MlaE family ABC transporter permease translates to MKFLEALGRWALTSVAEMGRMLIFVLSAFGWLARPPFRAIQTVKQLHFIGYKSTFVVVLTATFTGMVLALQGYHTLRKFGSEGLLGAAVAVSMIRELGPVLAALMVTARAGSAMTAEIGIMRITEQIDALDTMAVNPLQYLIAPKLVAGLIGVPLLVAIFDVVGIYGGHVVGVELLGVNAGTYWNSIESAVEWKDVYGGILKSISFGLIISWVCCYKGFFTKMSAEGLGNATTEAVVLSSVLILVWDYFLTALLFNL, encoded by the coding sequence ATGAAATTTCTTGAAGCACTGGGCCGCTGGGCTCTCACATCTGTGGCTGAAATGGGTCGGATGCTGATCTTCGTGCTGTCGGCCTTCGGCTGGTTGGCACGTCCCCCGTTTCGAGCCATTCAAACCGTTAAACAACTCCATTTCATCGGCTATAAATCGACATTCGTCGTTGTGTTGACGGCAACCTTCACGGGTATGGTGCTGGCGCTGCAGGGGTATCATACGTTGCGGAAGTTCGGATCGGAGGGGTTGCTTGGAGCAGCTGTGGCGGTCAGCATGATTCGTGAGCTGGGGCCGGTGTTGGCAGCGTTGATGGTGACGGCGAGAGCCGGGTCAGCCATGACGGCGGAGATCGGAATCATGCGGATCACGGAACAGATCGATGCGCTCGATACCATGGCGGTCAATCCGCTTCAATACTTGATTGCGCCAAAATTGGTTGCAGGGTTGATCGGCGTGCCGCTCCTGGTCGCTATTTTTGATGTCGTGGGAATTTACGGTGGCCATGTCGTGGGAGTGGAGCTGCTTGGCGTGAATGCCGGGACCTATTGGAATTCCATAGAGTCTGCGGTTGAGTGGAAAGATGTCTATGGGGGCATCCTGAAATCCATCAGTTTTGGGCTGATTATCAGCTGGGTTTGTTGTTATAAGGGGTTCTTTACCAAAATGAGTGCAGAGGGCCTGGGGAACGCTACGACTGAAGCGGTCGTACTCTCGTCGGTCCTGATTCTCGTGTGGGACTATTTTTTGACCGCCCTCCTCTTTAATCTGTAA
- a CDS encoding phosphorylase family protein, with the protein MTPAGLFPPLSLIGQPGTRVAIFAATPWEMRAIRSAFHPLVKRTVGGIQTLVHAAEEQEYCLVQTGVGPEKARQCAARLLDNQSFSLIISTGFACALIAVGIGALLVGHEVVHSGEEGTESVLPISVPGEERDRMVRYTQAIIPAVRMGRFISTDQVIGTAREKRAFADKTQAIGLDMESAALAVEANRVRTPFIIIRTVSDLLDEDLPLDFNLFLRPTGWLKGIGTVLAAPSCLLGLGRLRRQSITAAEALTDFFRQYATTRAHQGRERASTPM; encoded by the coding sequence TTGACCCCCGCTGGTCTTTTCCCTCCATTGTCTTTGATTGGGCAGCCGGGCACACGCGTCGCTATTTTTGCGGCGACACCATGGGAAATGAGAGCCATACGTTCAGCGTTCCATCCTCTGGTCAAACGAACTGTCGGTGGAATTCAGACGCTTGTGCATGCGGCTGAGGAGCAAGAGTATTGTCTGGTTCAAACCGGTGTCGGTCCGGAAAAGGCACGGCAATGTGCTGCCCGGTTGCTTGATAACCAGTCCTTCTCTCTCATAATCTCCACGGGATTTGCCTGCGCACTGATCGCAGTAGGTATTGGTGCGCTCTTAGTCGGTCATGAGGTGGTGCACAGTGGTGAGGAAGGTACGGAGTCCGTACTCCCTATCAGTGTGCCTGGGGAAGAACGGGATCGTATGGTTAGATACACTCAGGCCATAATACCTGCGGTGCGCATGGGGCGGTTTATCTCAACTGATCAGGTGATCGGGACTGCTCGGGAAAAACGAGCGTTTGCAGACAAGACGCAGGCGATCGGCCTTGATATGGAGAGCGCAGCGTTGGCGGTCGAAGCAAATCGAGTTCGTACGCCATTTATCATTATTCGAACGGTGTCGGATCTTCTCGATGAAGATCTTCCGCTTGACTTCAATCTCTTTCTCAGGCCCACTGGGTGGCTCAAAGGGATTGGGACTGTTCTAGCCGCTCCGTCCTGTCTCTTGGGGCTTGGTCGGCTTCGTCGGCAGAGCATCACCGCAGCGGAAGCCTTGACCGATTTTTTTAGGCAATATGCGACGACGAGGGCTCATCAAGGACGAGAACGCGCGTCGACCCCGATGTGA
- the shc gene encoding squalene--hopene cyclase encodes MNLIKALFNRLSDSLLSGTPGRLDHATEFNPVAPLRLVSEKPVVLPALDTAAGRRPIGHAVGQPDSVDEAIKRSQSWFFARQHAEGYWVAELEADTTLTSEYLMLRRFLDRVDPKREEMAVQYLKSMQLPDGGWPIYYGGPSEISASVKAYFALKLSGVSADEPFMIRAKEGILAMGGVLQANVFTKITLALFEQYDWEGVPHMPVEIMLLPKKFYFSIYAISYWSRAVLIPLLIVFAHRPVCRIPRDQGIDELYSVPREEVRYWKYPPFNKDQAWFTPHNFFVALDAMLKLYDRMPMRALREKALHKAAAWMVDHIKGSGGLGAIYPAMANSIMALECLGYKADDPLVVKALREIEELEVYDSAMMDGERVSTVHLQPCFSPIWDTALLTNALIEAGVSQDHPSLQKAGRYLMSRQAKTVGDWIISSPSAEPGGWYFQFENELYPDVDDSAVVIMALSKLKIPEQEGELDESMRRGMQWVLAMQGSDGGWGAYDKDNNRVVFNYIPFADHKALLDPSTADLAGRCLEMLGALGYDQTHPSAGPALAFLKKEQEKDGSWYGRWGVNYIYGTWSVLAGLRAIGEDLSAPYIRRAVSWLESKQNSDGGWGESCLSYRDDGDDHGKGESTPSQTAWALMGLMSAGAVDSFSVARGVQFLLRQQTKDGSWQEIAHTGTGFPRVFYLRYHWYCQYFPLWALAMYRNVRSRGKTRADELRHHLKGADLPRAEH; translated from the coding sequence ATGAACCTCATTAAGGCGCTTTTCAATCGCCTCTCTGACAGCTTGCTCTCTGGGACGCCGGGGAGGCTGGATCACGCAACGGAGTTCAACCCCGTGGCACCGCTTCGGTTGGTGTCGGAGAAGCCGGTCGTACTTCCCGCCTTAGATACGGCCGCAGGTCGTCGGCCAATTGGTCATGCTGTGGGACAGCCTGATTCGGTTGATGAGGCAATCAAGCGGAGCCAATCATGGTTCTTTGCCCGCCAACATGCTGAGGGCTACTGGGTTGCGGAATTGGAAGCCGATACCACTCTCACATCAGAATATCTGATGCTTCGCCGCTTTCTTGATCGGGTGGATCCAAAACGGGAAGAGATGGCGGTTCAATATCTCAAGTCGATGCAGCTTCCTGATGGAGGATGGCCCATTTATTATGGAGGACCATCAGAGATCAGCGCTTCGGTAAAGGCCTATTTTGCGTTGAAGCTGAGCGGTGTCTCGGCAGATGAACCGTTCATGATTCGGGCCAAGGAAGGTATCTTGGCCATGGGCGGAGTCCTCCAGGCCAACGTGTTTACGAAAATCACGCTGGCATTGTTCGAGCAGTATGATTGGGAAGGGGTCCCCCACATGCCTGTGGAGATCATGCTGCTTCCCAAGAAATTCTATTTCAGTATCTATGCGATCTCCTACTGGTCACGGGCGGTCTTGATCCCGTTACTGATTGTCTTCGCTCACCGGCCGGTCTGTCGGATTCCACGGGATCAGGGGATCGACGAGTTGTATTCCGTCCCGCGCGAAGAAGTGCGATATTGGAAGTATCCTCCGTTCAATAAGGATCAGGCCTGGTTTACCCCGCACAACTTTTTTGTCGCTTTGGACGCGATGTTGAAGTTGTATGACCGTATGCCGATGCGCGCGTTACGGGAAAAGGCATTGCACAAGGCCGCGGCCTGGATGGTGGATCACATCAAAGGATCTGGGGGGCTCGGCGCGATCTATCCGGCGATGGCGAACTCCATCATGGCGCTCGAATGTTTGGGTTACAAGGCTGATGATCCGCTCGTCGTCAAAGCCCTGCGTGAAATTGAGGAGCTGGAAGTCTATGATTCGGCGATGATGGATGGTGAGCGCGTCTCCACCGTGCATTTGCAGCCGTGTTTTTCACCTATTTGGGATACGGCGTTGTTGACCAATGCGTTGATCGAGGCTGGTGTGTCGCAGGATCATCCATCGCTCCAAAAGGCAGGCCGCTACCTGATGTCCCGCCAAGCCAAGACGGTAGGGGATTGGATCATCTCCTCACCGAGTGCAGAACCGGGTGGGTGGTATTTTCAGTTTGAGAATGAACTCTATCCGGATGTCGACGATTCCGCTGTTGTCATCATGGCGCTCTCAAAATTGAAGATCCCCGAACAAGAAGGTGAGCTGGACGAATCCATGCGGCGTGGCATGCAATGGGTCCTGGCTATGCAGGGCTCTGACGGCGGTTGGGGAGCCTATGACAAAGACAATAACCGAGTGGTCTTCAACTATATTCCGTTTGCCGACCACAAGGCGCTGTTGGATCCCAGCACGGCTGATCTTGCTGGACGGTGTTTGGAAATGCTCGGTGCCCTAGGGTATGACCAGACCCACCCATCAGCTGGACCGGCGCTGGCCTTTCTGAAGAAGGAGCAGGAGAAGGACGGAAGTTGGTATGGGCGGTGGGGTGTCAATTACATCTATGGGACATGGTCCGTATTAGCCGGTCTGCGTGCCATTGGTGAGGATCTTTCGGCTCCCTATATTCGCCGTGCCGTGTCGTGGCTTGAATCAAAACAAAATTCTGACGGCGGGTGGGGTGAATCCTGTCTCTCATATCGAGACGATGGTGATGATCATGGAAAAGGAGAGAGTACGCCATCCCAAACCGCATGGGCACTGATGGGCCTGATGTCGGCCGGAGCGGTTGATTCCTTCAGTGTGGCGCGTGGTGTACAGTTTCTGCTTCGGCAGCAAACGAAGGATGGATCATGGCAGGAGATTGCCCATACCGGTACGGGATTTCCTCGCGTCTTTTACCTTCGGTACCATTGGTATTGCCAGTACTTCCCCTTGTGGGCGTTGGCCATGTATCGTAACGTGCGTTCTCGTGGGAAAACACGGGCTGATGAACTGCGCCATCATCTCAAAGGAGCTGACCTCCCTCGGGCCGAGCATTGA
- a CDS encoding septal ring lytic transglycosylase RlpA family protein, translated as MASWYGEETRRLPGGSMTANGELFTPDGLTAAHKYLPLPTHAQVTNLENGRSLMVRVNDRGPFPSRHKPVSGKRIIDVSRGAAEQLGFVEQGTARVHLETIQLQEG; from the coding sequence TTGGCCTCGTGGTATGGAGAAGAAACCAGACGGTTGCCAGGCGGCTCCATGACGGCCAACGGCGAACTGTTCACTCCCGACGGATTGACGGCAGCCCATAAGTATTTGCCACTCCCGACTCACGCACAAGTGACGAACCTCGAAAACGGACGGTCACTCATGGTGAGAGTCAATGACCGTGGCCCCTTTCCCAGTCGGCATAAGCCTGTCTCCGGGAAGAGAATCATTGATGTAAGCCGAGGGGCAGCCGAACAACTCGGGTTCGTCGAACAAGGTACCGCCCGAGTCCACCTCGAGACGATTCAGCTGCAAGAAGGATAA
- the smc gene encoding chromosome segregation protein SMC yields MHLKTMSMTGFKSFAEAKIEFPEGVTAIVGPNGSGKSNVVDSILWVLGEQSTKTLRSEKMEDVIFNGTELRKPLGMAEVSLVIGGLDPTMMKLDGSSSLPNELTEMQEMMITRRLYRNGESEYLLNKVHCRLKDIRSLLLDTRAGSKGHTVIAQGQIDQILNASPQDRRELIEETAGIIRYKKQKAEALRKLESTQQNLLRVRDIVAEVKKQLNSLERQARQARTYQVLQGEVREIEVTLLTKEFRTLRQALQEVESDVLNLDQQESEKAAEQARLTTDLEQARLDAITMSDTIAKIREELAGVEQQQAQALTAAEVERSRGQLFGQQQVQESAELEELGRAQGQVAETLQLIETSLRSVDEEMTLRVQALEELDQELMRLVGQRAAAVAEEERGRKDVLQLAVLVANTEQAISQLARKMEDLIGRGARLTGEREELGGQRATAIERHESLRNEYGEADRRVSELRAELRAVQEEAAQAAGSLQSLDQVILRRSEELAGVDSRLEALQSVVREEMGYGRQGTQQGPALKSCEGVRDAVAEWLVVPSGMERAVEAVLGERVRGWFVDEPSVGKRLIRFLQQETLGRGSFIPQRPRWDGASTPSWWATIAAEPGVVGRAVDLVQTDAAQTAARDVLFDRVVIIRSLDQALQLWERSEWGAPHGPILVTLDGEVVDASGIVTGGQVQSTPGLLERRREVIDLEAKRESFVTELDQSKQQRDMVVAQIQMLTQRDRQLGDALREAEMQNLSLRKDEEQLQHKLTDLDHRLQAVDAEIQEGLTERGRVEEESQSVQAQLGQWIAEKNGQDALVARVRERLGLLDQTMNQHQEHVTQAKLTVEGLRGKREHEQLNRVRVTQQIQEAEERRRTLGEHLNSLKGLIEQSREEQVRQETLCQDLGQNAGRIKGELIAAQERQAQHMTASQTLEAGLEEVRRGMSVVREARMTVEVRRAEVRLHLGTVEGTLTGTYQLDPLTLVDAPPQSVESAGEAEVAVPQETDERSDAELKEQLQKLRDRLDRMGPINLAAISEHQELEERHNFLSAQEQDLSNSIASLKEIIQRINRTTKEMFAATYDELQQKFTEVFGQFFPGGRAELQLVEELPLENGEPSGNQEPGIEIVAQPPGKRLKSITMLSGGEKTLTAMALLFASFLIRPTPFCLLDEIDAPLDEENIGRFTAVLKDLAQNAQFLVITHNKRTMSIADSLFGVTMEEPGVSKLVSVRLGDLQPA; encoded by the coding sequence TTTAATGGGACCGAACTCCGAAAGCCCCTGGGCATGGCCGAAGTCTCTCTGGTCATTGGTGGGCTTGACCCCACGATGATGAAGCTCGATGGGAGCTCGAGCCTTCCCAACGAATTGACCGAAATGCAAGAGATGATGATTACTCGCCGATTGTATCGTAACGGCGAAAGCGAGTATCTCCTCAACAAGGTCCACTGCCGGCTCAAGGATATTCGCAGTTTGCTGCTCGACACGCGTGCGGGAAGCAAAGGGCATACGGTGATCGCCCAGGGGCAGATCGACCAGATTTTGAACGCGTCCCCCCAGGATCGCCGTGAATTGATCGAGGAGACGGCCGGGATCATTCGCTATAAAAAGCAAAAGGCCGAAGCGCTGCGTAAGTTGGAATCGACTCAACAGAATCTCCTCCGTGTCCGAGACATTGTCGCTGAGGTCAAAAAGCAGTTGAACTCCCTCGAGCGTCAAGCGCGCCAAGCCCGAACTTATCAGGTCTTGCAAGGAGAGGTGCGTGAGATCGAAGTGACGCTGCTGACCAAGGAGTTCCGGACCTTGCGGCAGGCGTTACAGGAGGTCGAGAGTGATGTGCTGAATCTCGACCAGCAAGAATCGGAGAAGGCGGCTGAGCAGGCTCGGCTCACGACCGATCTAGAACAAGCCCGCCTCGATGCGATTACCATGTCCGACACTATCGCCAAGATTCGTGAAGAATTGGCAGGTGTTGAGCAGCAACAGGCCCAGGCGTTGACTGCGGCGGAAGTCGAACGGAGTCGAGGGCAGTTGTTTGGACAACAACAGGTGCAGGAGTCGGCTGAGCTCGAGGAGCTAGGTCGTGCGCAGGGCCAGGTGGCTGAGACGTTGCAGCTGATCGAGACGTCCTTACGGTCGGTGGACGAGGAGATGACGCTTCGGGTTCAGGCGCTCGAGGAATTAGATCAGGAGCTGATGCGATTGGTCGGTCAGCGGGCAGCAGCCGTCGCGGAGGAGGAGCGAGGCCGCAAGGATGTGCTCCAGCTGGCCGTGCTTGTGGCGAATACCGAACAGGCCATCTCACAACTGGCGAGAAAGATGGAAGATCTCATAGGGCGCGGGGCACGGTTGACGGGAGAGCGAGAGGAGCTCGGCGGCCAGCGTGCTACGGCGATCGAACGGCATGAGTCGTTGCGGAACGAGTATGGAGAGGCCGATCGGCGGGTGTCCGAACTGCGTGCGGAGCTGCGCGCGGTGCAGGAAGAGGCCGCTCAAGCTGCGGGGAGCCTGCAATCCTTGGATCAGGTGATTCTGCGCCGTTCGGAGGAATTGGCAGGAGTCGATTCACGTCTTGAGGCGCTCCAAAGCGTGGTGCGTGAAGAAATGGGCTATGGCCGGCAAGGTACCCAACAAGGTCCTGCTCTGAAGTCTTGCGAGGGCGTGCGGGACGCGGTCGCCGAGTGGCTGGTCGTTCCGTCGGGGATGGAGCGTGCGGTCGAGGCGGTACTGGGGGAGCGTGTGCGCGGATGGTTTGTAGATGAGCCGTCGGTCGGCAAACGGCTGATTCGATTTCTCCAGCAAGAGACGCTCGGACGAGGCAGCTTTATCCCACAGCGTCCTCGATGGGACGGGGCCTCGACTCCCTCGTGGTGGGCGACGATTGCTGCGGAACCCGGCGTGGTGGGGCGAGCGGTCGATCTGGTCCAAACGGATGCCGCGCAAACGGCGGCTCGTGACGTCTTGTTCGATCGCGTGGTGATCATTCGGTCCTTGGATCAGGCGTTGCAGCTATGGGAGCGATCCGAATGGGGCGCTCCTCACGGACCGATTCTCGTCACGTTGGATGGGGAAGTGGTGGATGCCTCGGGTATCGTGACAGGTGGCCAGGTACAAAGCACGCCCGGTCTGCTGGAACGGCGTCGAGAGGTCATCGATCTTGAGGCCAAACGAGAGTCGTTTGTGACTGAGCTTGATCAGAGTAAGCAACAGCGGGATATGGTCGTTGCACAGATTCAGATGCTCACCCAGCGTGATCGCCAGCTCGGCGATGCCCTGCGCGAAGCGGAAATGCAGAATCTGTCGTTGCGCAAAGATGAAGAACAGCTCCAACACAAGCTGACGGATCTGGACCATCGCTTGCAAGCTGTGGACGCGGAGATTCAGGAGGGCCTCACTGAGCGAGGTCGAGTTGAGGAAGAATCACAGTCCGTGCAGGCTCAATTGGGACAATGGATTGCGGAGAAAAACGGGCAGGATGCCTTGGTGGCGCGAGTACGAGAGCGCTTGGGGTTGCTTGACCAGACGATGAACCAGCATCAGGAGCATGTGACTCAGGCTAAGCTGACGGTAGAGGGGTTGCGTGGCAAACGAGAACATGAACAGCTGAACCGGGTTCGTGTCACGCAGCAGATACAGGAGGCTGAAGAGCGGCGGCGAACCTTGGGTGAACACCTCAACAGCTTGAAGGGTTTGATCGAGCAGAGTCGGGAGGAACAGGTCCGGCAAGAGACGCTGTGCCAAGATCTCGGTCAGAACGCCGGGCGGATCAAGGGTGAATTGATTGCGGCTCAGGAGCGACAGGCGCAGCACATGACAGCGAGTCAAACACTTGAAGCCGGTTTAGAGGAGGTGCGGCGAGGGATGTCGGTCGTTCGAGAGGCTCGAATGACCGTGGAGGTTCGTCGCGCCGAGGTGCGTCTGCACTTAGGGACGGTGGAGGGTACGCTGACCGGCACCTATCAACTTGATCCACTGACCCTGGTCGATGCTCCGCCGCAATCAGTTGAGTCGGCGGGCGAGGCGGAGGTTGCCGTGCCGCAAGAGACGGACGAGCGTTCAGATGCGGAGCTGAAAGAGCAGTTGCAGAAACTCCGTGATCGCCTGGATCGCATGGGGCCCATCAATCTGGCTGCGATCAGCGAGCACCAGGAATTGGAGGAGAGGCACAACTTTTTGTCGGCGCAAGAGCAAGACCTTTCGAATTCGATTGCCTCGCTGAAGGAGATCATCCAGCGTATTAACCGGACGACGAAGGAGATGTTTGCCGCCACCTACGACGAATTGCAGCAGAAGTTCACCGAGGTGTTTGGGCAATTTTTCCCCGGGGGACGGGCCGAGCTCCAGTTGGTCGAGGAACTGCCTTTGGAGAACGGTGAGCCATCCGGTAATCAAGAGCCTGGCATCGAGATTGTGGCTCAACCTCCCGGCAAACGGCTGAAGAGCATTACCATGCTGTCGGGTGGAGAAAAAACGTTGACGGCGATGGCGCTCTTGTTTGCGAGTTTTCTCATCAGGCCGACCCCGTTCTGCCTGTTGGATGAAATCGATGCGCCGCTGGACGAGGAAAACATCGGCCGTTTTACGGCGGTCTTGAAAGACCTGGCACAGAATGCTCAATTTCTCGTCATTACGCACAATAAACGCACGATGAGCATCGCTGATTCGCTTTTTGGCGTGACGATGGAAGAACCGGGTGTGTCGAAGCTTGTATCCGTCAGGCTCGGCGATCTCCAGCCGGCTTAA